In a single window of the Globicephala melas chromosome 10, mGloMel1.2, whole genome shotgun sequence genome:
- the MFNG gene encoding beta-1,3-N-acetylglucosaminyltransferase manic fringe isoform X1, whose product MQCRLLRGLAGVLLTLLCMGLLSLRYYSSPSPQGVPETPGLSPPSPRPPELQLHDVFIAVKTTQAFHRSRLELLLDTWVSRTREQTFIFTDSLDEGLQERLGSHLVVTNCSAEHSHPALSCKMAAEFDAFLASGLRWFCHVDDDNYLNPRALLKLLKTFPWTRDVYIGRPSLNRPIHASEPQPNNRTRLVQFWFATGGAGFCINRKLALKMAPWASGPRFVDTSALIRLPDDCTVGYIVECKLGGHLQPSPLFHSHLETLQLLGAAQLPKQVTLSYGVFEGKLNVIKLHGPFSPEEDSSRFRSLHCLLYPDTPWCPQLVAR is encoded by the exons ATGCAGTGCCGGCTCCTCcggggcctggctggagtcctcctcacccttctgtgcaTGGGGCTCCTCTCCCTACGGTACTACTCAAGCCCATCCCCGCAGGGCGTGCCGGAGACCCCCGGGCTGAGCCCGCCAAGCCCTCGGCCGCCGGAGCTGCAGCTGCACGATGTCTTCATCGCAGTCAAGACAACCCAGGCCTTCCACCGCTCCCGCCTGGAGCTGCTGCTCGACACGTGGGTCTCCAGGACCAGGGAACAG aCGTTCATCTTCACCGACAGCCTGGATGAAGGCCTCCAGGAGAGACTGG GGTCCCACCTCGTGGTCACCAACTGCTCTGCGGAGCACAGCCACCCTGCTCTGTCCTGCAAGATGGCTGCTGAGTTTGATGCCTTCTTGGCCAGCGGACTGAG GTGGTTCTGTCATGTGGATGACGACAACTATCTGAACCCGAGGGCGCTGCTGAAGCTGCTAAAAACCTTCCCGTGGACCCGCGACGTCTACATCGGCCGGCCCAGCCTGAACCGGCCTATCCACGCTTCTGAGCCGCAGCCGAACAACCGCACG AGGCTGGTACAGTTCTGGTTTGCCACCGGGGGCGCCGGCTTCTGCATCAACCGCaaactggctttgaagatggccCCATGGGCCAG TGGCCCCCGCTTCGTGGACACATCTGCCCTCATCCGGCTGCCTGACGACTGCACTGTGGGCTACATCGTCGAGTGCAAGCTGGGCGGCCACCTGCAGCCCAGCCCTCTCTTCCACTCCCACCTGGAGACCCTGCAGCTGCTGGGGGCTGCCCAGCTCCCAAAGCAG GTCACCCTCAGCTATGGCGTCTTTGAGGGGAAACTCAACGTCATTAAGCTCCATGGCCCCTTCTCCCCTGAGGAGGACTCCTCCAG GTTTCGCTCCCTCCATTGTCTACTCTACCCGGATACTCCCTGGTGCCCACAGCTGGTGGCCCGATGA
- the MFNG gene encoding beta-1,3-N-acetylglucosaminyltransferase manic fringe isoform X2: MSSSQSRQPRPSTAPAWSCCSTRGSPGPGNRRSSSPTAWMKASRRDWVTLGSHLVVTNCSAEHSHPALSCKMAAEFDAFLASGLRWFCHVDDDNYLNPRALLKLLKTFPWTRDVYIGRPSLNRPIHASEPQPNNRTRLVQFWFATGGAGFCINRKLALKMAPWASGPRFVDTSALIRLPDDCTVGYIVECKLGGHLQPSPLFHSHLETLQLLGAAQLPKQVTLSYGVFEGKLNVIKLHGPFSPEEDSSRFRSLHCLLYPDTPWCPQLVAR, from the exons ATGTCTTCATCGCAGTCAAGACAACCCAGGCCTTCCACCGCTCCCGCCTGGAGCTGCTGCTCGACACGTGGGTCTCCAGGACCAGGGAACAG aCGTTCATCTTCACCGACAGCCTGGATGAAGGCCTCCAGGAGAGACTGGGTAACTCTGG GGTCCCACCTCGTGGTCACCAACTGCTCTGCGGAGCACAGCCACCCTGCTCTGTCCTGCAAGATGGCTGCTGAGTTTGATGCCTTCTTGGCCAGCGGACTGAG GTGGTTCTGTCATGTGGATGACGACAACTATCTGAACCCGAGGGCGCTGCTGAAGCTGCTAAAAACCTTCCCGTGGACCCGCGACGTCTACATCGGCCGGCCCAGCCTGAACCGGCCTATCCACGCTTCTGAGCCGCAGCCGAACAACCGCACG AGGCTGGTACAGTTCTGGTTTGCCACCGGGGGCGCCGGCTTCTGCATCAACCGCaaactggctttgaagatggccCCATGGGCCAG TGGCCCCCGCTTCGTGGACACATCTGCCCTCATCCGGCTGCCTGACGACTGCACTGTGGGCTACATCGTCGAGTGCAAGCTGGGCGGCCACCTGCAGCCCAGCCCTCTCTTCCACTCCCACCTGGAGACCCTGCAGCTGCTGGGGGCTGCCCAGCTCCCAAAGCAG GTCACCCTCAGCTATGGCGTCTTTGAGGGGAAACTCAACGTCATTAAGCTCCATGGCCCCTTCTCCCCTGAGGAGGACTCCTCCAG GTTTCGCTCCCTCCATTGTCTACTCTACCCGGATACTCCCTGGTGCCCACAGCTGGTGGCCCGATGA